The DNA sequence GCGGTCGCCTCGTGCACGGCCTCGTCGGCTTCGGCGGTGTCGCGGCTGCGCACCGCGACGGCGAGACGGGCGAAGCACGCGCCCGCCGCCACGGCGATGGCGGCCAGTGCGACCACCCGCCGCCGGGCATCGTCGCGCTCGGCTTGTTCGTCGGTCGATTCGGTTCTGGTCATGCCGGCCCCGGAAGCCAGTTCCGTACCGGCGCCGTATCTGACGGACACAGGCGTTTGTCCCGCCGGGGGCGCCTGCTCATCTCCGGTCCAGAACCGAGCATCCGCTAGTGTACGTCGTCGGGCGGCAAAAAAGAGAACGGGAGCCGGCACTGCACGCGCGCGGCTCCCGCTTCAGTACATCCCCCGTCATACCACGCCGTTAGATGCCGGCGATCTCCTCCAGGCGCTTGACGACCTTCGCCCGGAAGCCCTCGTCGCGCAGGATGACGAGGATGGTGTCGTCGCCGGCGATGGTGCCCACGATCTCCGGCCACTCCTCCCAGTCGATGCCCACCGCGATGGGCTGCGCGCCGCCCACGAGCGTCTTCACCACCAGCAGGTTCCCCACGCCGTCCGCGCCCAGATACAGCGCGGGCAGCAGGCGGGCGAGCGTGGGCGTGGGGTCCACCACGTCGGCCGGCAGGGTGTAGAGCGCGCCGCCGTGCTCGTCGGGCACCTTCACCAGCCCCAGCTCGCGGATGTCGCGCGAGAGCGTGGCCTGCGCCACCTCGATGCCGCGCGCGTTCAGCAGCTCGCGCAGCACCTCCTGCGAGGAGACGCGCTGCCCGCGCACCAGGTCCAGGATCGCCGCGTGTCGCTGGGGCTTCAAGAAGTGCTTTCGGCAGATGGAACGCGGACGGCCGCTTCGCACGGTCCGCCGGAGACGAACGGATTGTAGATGCGCAGATGCGCACGGCGCAAGCGAATCGTCCGGAGCGCGTGCGGCCCGGCGCGTTGCGGCTGATGCGCGGCGCACGATGCGGATGGGCGGACGGGTGCGCGCTACCTGTTCGGCGCGGCGGCTCGGTTTCGGGGGAAGCCGACGCATCGGCGCGCCGTCTCATCTGCGGCGGTGCGATTGTCGCGGAGGCGTCCGGCCGGTAGTCTTCACTTCGACGCGCAACCGACCTTCCACTACGAGGGACGATGATCAGCTACGAGGTACGGTTCAACGGCAGCATGGACGATCTCTCCGACGAGGCGCAGGCCGCCATCGCCCGCGTGCTGGAAGCGGAGATCGAGACGGACAACGACGATGACGACGACGCGCTGTGGCTGGTGACCACCGAGAAGGACCTCACCCCGCAGCTTATGAACTCCGCCCTCGCCAAAGCCGGC is a window from the Longimicrobiaceae bacterium genome containing:
- the argR gene encoding arginine repressor; its protein translation is MKPQRHAAILDLVRGQRVSSQEVLRELLNARGIEVAQATLSRDIRELGLVKVPDEHGGALYTLPADVVDPTPTLARLLPALYLGADGVGNLLVVKTLVGGAQPIAVGIDWEEWPEIVGTIAGDDTILVILRDEGFRAKVVKRLEEIAGI